A genomic stretch from Haloferax sp. Atlit-12N includes:
- the rio1 gene encoding serine/threonine-protein kinase Rio1: MTDEFGMVEPQEGEAFGDEWEEIDVSDDEADRIARRKDRDFDEFRMRLKDADQFKVEQSVFDDATFAAIYKLVQDGYIDAFGGPISTGKEANVFEALGEDSDVAVKIYRINASDFRHMRDYLEGDPRFENIGHDKGQVVRAWVRKEFANLERAQRAGVRVPKPIAVQRNVLVMELVGVVDDRARRLSEVRVENPQTAYEVVREYMRRLHRAGLVHGDLSEYNLIIHEGELVVIDLGQAVTVHHPNAEEFLRRDCRNVANFFRRQGADADGDSLFEFVTADESEDE; encoded by the coding sequence ATGACTGACGAGTTCGGCATGGTCGAACCCCAGGAGGGTGAGGCGTTCGGCGACGAGTGGGAGGAGATAGACGTCTCCGACGACGAGGCGGACCGTATCGCGCGCCGCAAGGACCGCGACTTCGACGAGTTCCGGATGCGGTTGAAAGACGCCGACCAGTTCAAAGTCGAGCAGTCGGTGTTCGACGACGCGACCTTCGCCGCCATCTACAAACTCGTCCAAGACGGGTACATCGACGCGTTCGGCGGGCCGATTTCGACCGGCAAGGAGGCCAACGTCTTCGAGGCGCTCGGCGAAGACTCGGACGTGGCGGTCAAGATATACCGCATCAACGCCTCCGACTTCCGGCACATGCGCGACTACCTCGAAGGCGACCCGCGCTTCGAGAACATCGGCCACGACAAGGGACAGGTCGTTCGCGCGTGGGTCAGAAAGGAGTTCGCTAACCTCGAACGCGCCCAGCGTGCCGGCGTGCGCGTGCCGAAGCCCATCGCGGTCCAGCGGAACGTCCTCGTCATGGAACTCGTCGGCGTCGTCGACGACCGAGCGCGACGGCTCTCGGAAGTGCGCGTCGAGAACCCCCAGACCGCCTACGAAGTCGTCCGCGAGTACATGCGCCGACTCCACCGCGCCGGCCTCGTCCACGGCGACCTCTCGGAGTACAACCTCATCATCCACGAGGGCGAACTCGTCGTCATCGACCTCGGACAGGCGGTGACGGTCCACCACCCCAACGCCGAGGAGTTCCTCCGGCGGGACTGCCGCAACGTGGCCAACTTCTTCCGGCGGCAGGGTGCCGACGCCGACGGCGACTCGCTGTTCGAGTTCGTCACGGCCGACGAGAGCGAAGACGAGTAG
- a CDS encoding DUF460 domain-containing protein: MNDRTSALDSVVFGVDIQSGDIRGDSPSYALVVLDTRDTESDEVRIERDVVSFRKLRRLIERDEPRVVATDNMYELASDKDDLVRFLRWLPHGTQLVQVTGAERPEPLSRVASRHGVPYGKDPMKEAEAAARLALANVGYEVAAFENTTTVKVSRGRSTGKGGWSQDRYTRRIHGSVKQQSREVESALKEANLDYERDVTEKYGGYSQALFTVEVRPEDIPVSTHRSGDTRVEIERERRDGIEFEPLVKRRDRVIVGIDPGTTTAVAVVSLDGRVLDVHSTRTADTAAVIEWLIERGRPSLVAADVQPMPETVEKFRRSFDAAGWAPASDIPVDEKLHRTRDIDYDNDHERDALAAALFAFDDHEDQFERISRKVPADVDREEVIARVLASEESVEAVLREMADDGDGGDPDDADEESHEEPELTPEEREIRELRSRVERLESHVEDLKSTIEEKDETIEEYKEELSDARREERREARERREVTRLERENGRLERKVESLESDKAELADKLDQLKSLWKLDHSNFADVNTNGILTSDSEWEVAGRESEANESGGNLVPVKIVEQFTNGALDHTIEEYGIAAGDVVYLRDASGAGRTTAERLAEFDPRVVLRSGNLSEVADEVLFEAEIPVAPADGVTIQEIDELAVAKESEVAAAIDDWEDRAEERQKEQREEMVDQIISEHRAENRR; this comes from the coding sequence GTGAACGACCGGACGAGTGCGCTCGACTCGGTCGTCTTCGGCGTCGACATCCAGAGCGGCGATATCCGCGGCGACTCGCCGTCGTACGCGCTGGTCGTGTTGGACACCCGAGACACCGAGTCAGACGAGGTCCGAATCGAACGAGACGTGGTCTCCTTCCGAAAGTTACGCCGACTCATTGAGCGCGACGAACCGCGCGTCGTCGCCACGGACAACATGTACGAGTTGGCGTCCGACAAGGACGACTTAGTCCGCTTCCTGCGGTGGCTCCCCCACGGGACGCAGTTGGTGCAAGTGACCGGCGCGGAGCGACCGGAACCGCTCTCGCGGGTCGCCTCGCGTCACGGCGTCCCCTACGGCAAAGACCCGATGAAGGAGGCCGAGGCCGCGGCCCGGCTCGCCCTCGCCAACGTCGGCTACGAGGTCGCCGCCTTCGAGAACACGACGACCGTGAAGGTCTCTCGCGGCCGCTCGACCGGCAAGGGCGGGTGGAGTCAGGACCGCTACACGCGCCGCATCCACGGGTCGGTCAAACAGCAGTCCCGCGAGGTCGAATCCGCGCTGAAGGAGGCCAACCTCGACTACGAGCGGGACGTGACCGAGAAGTACGGCGGCTACTCGCAGGCGCTGTTTACCGTCGAAGTGCGGCCCGAGGACATCCCCGTATCGACCCATCGCTCGGGCGACACCCGTGTCGAAATCGAGCGCGAGCGCCGCGACGGCATCGAGTTCGAACCCCTCGTGAAGCGCCGCGACCGCGTCATCGTCGGCATCGACCCCGGCACGACCACCGCCGTCGCCGTCGTCAGCCTCGACGGGCGCGTCCTCGACGTGCACTCGACGCGCACCGCCGACACCGCCGCGGTCATCGAATGGCTCATCGAGCGCGGGCGACCCAGTCTCGTCGCCGCCGACGTCCAGCCGATGCCCGAGACGGTCGAGAAGTTCCGCCGGAGCTTCGACGCCGCCGGGTGGGCCCCCGCGAGCGACATCCCCGTCGACGAGAAACTCCACCGGACCCGCGACATCGACTACGACAACGACCACGAGCGCGACGCCCTCGCCGCGGCGCTGTTCGCCTTCGACGACCACGAAGACCAGTTCGAGCGCATCTCCCGGAAGGTGCCCGCCGACGTGGACAGAGAGGAGGTCATCGCCCGCGTCCTCGCCAGCGAGGAGTCGGTCGAGGCCGTTCTCCGCGAGATGGCCGACGACGGCGACGGGGGCGACCCCGACGACGCCGACGAGGAATCCCACGAGGAGCCCGAACTCACGCCCGAAGAACGCGAGATTCGGGAGTTGCGGTCGCGGGTCGAGCGCCTCGAATCACACGTCGAAGACCTGAAATCGACCATCGAGGAGAAAGACGAGACCATCGAGGAGTACAAAGAGGAACTGTCCGACGCCCGCCGCGAGGAGCGCCGCGAGGCCCGCGAGCGCCGCGAAGTCACCCGACTCGAACGCGAGAACGGTCGGTTAGAGCGGAAAGTCGAATCGCTCGAATCCGACAAGGCGGAACTCGCCGACAAGCTCGACCAGTTGAAGTCGCTGTGGAAGCTCGACCACTCGAACTTCGCGGACGTGAACACGAACGGGATTCTCACGAGCGACAGCGAGTGGGAAGTCGCCGGAAGAGAGAGCGAAGCGAACGAATCCGGCGGAAATCTCGTGCCCGTCAAAATCGTCGAACAGTTCACCAACGGCGCGCTCGACCACACTATCGAGGAGTACGGCATCGCCGCGGGCGACGTGGTCTACCTCCGCGACGCCAGCGGGGCCGGACGCACCACCGCCGAGCGACTCGCCGAGTTCGACCCGCGGGTCGTCCTCCGGTCGGGCAACCTCTCGGAAGTCGCCGACGAGGTGCTGTTCGAAGCCGAAATTCCGGTCGCGCCCGCCGATGGCGTGACGATTCAGGAGATAGACGAACTCGCCGTGGCGAAGGAGTCCGAAGTGGCCGCCGCCATCGACGACTGGGAGGACCGCGCCGAGGAGCGACAGAAGGAACAGCGCGAGGAGATGGTGGACCAGATTATCTCCGAACACCGCGCCGAGAACCGGCGGTGA
- a CDS encoding tyrosine--tRNA ligase: MDAYDLITRNASEVVTEDEVRALADDPEGKRAYVGYEPSGVLHIGHMLTANKLIDLQEAGFEVVVLLADVHAYLNGKGTFEEIRETAERMKAQFIAYGLDESQTEFILGSEYQLDESYVLDLHALELETTLSRAERAMAEIKSGDGVTVAQAVYPIMQALDIVYLDVDLAIGGMEQRKVHMLARDTLPSIGEESPTCMHTPLIADLGTGIGKMSSSEGVTISMEDTTEDIEDKVNGAFCPPTADPDPTEDGDERENPVLQIFEYHVFPRFERVVVERPEQYGGNLDYDDYETLEADLESGELHPADAKGALADYLDELIEPGRAKIAE, translated from the coding sequence ATGGACGCATACGACCTGATCACTCGGAACGCCTCCGAAGTGGTCACGGAGGACGAAGTGCGCGCGCTGGCCGACGACCCCGAGGGCAAGCGAGCGTACGTGGGCTACGAGCCCTCCGGTGTCCTCCACATCGGTCACATGCTCACCGCCAACAAGCTCATCGACCTCCAAGAGGCGGGCTTCGAGGTAGTCGTGCTTCTGGCCGACGTACACGCCTACCTCAACGGCAAGGGCACCTTCGAGGAGATTCGCGAGACGGCCGAGCGGATGAAAGCGCAGTTCATCGCCTACGGCCTCGACGAGAGTCAGACGGAGTTCATCCTCGGCTCGGAGTACCAACTCGACGAGAGCTACGTCCTCGACCTGCACGCGCTCGAACTGGAGACGACGCTCTCGCGCGCCGAGCGCGCCATGGCCGAAATCAAAAGCGGCGACGGCGTCACCGTCGCGCAGGCGGTCTACCCGATTATGCAGGCGCTCGACATCGTCTACCTCGACGTGGACCTCGCCATCGGCGGGATGGAACAGCGCAAGGTCCACATGCTCGCCCGCGACACGCTCCCGAGCATCGGCGAGGAGTCGCCGACCTGCATGCACACGCCGCTCATCGCGGACCTCGGGACGGGCATCGGCAAGATGTCCTCCTCCGAGGGCGTCACCATCTCGATGGAGGACACCACCGAGGACATCGAGGACAAGGTCAACGGCGCGTTCTGCCCGCCGACGGCCGACCCCGACCCGACCGAGGACGGTGACGAGCGCGAGAACCCCGTCCTCCAAATCTTCGAGTACCACGTCTTCCCGCGCTTCGAGCGGGTCGTCGTCGAGCGCCCCGAACAGTACGGCGGGAACCTCGACTACGACGACTACGAGACGCTGGAGGCCGACCTCGAATCCGGCGAACTCCACCCGGCCGACGCGAAGGGCGCGCTCGCGGACTACCTCGACGAACTCATCGAGCCCGGTCGCGCGAAGATAGCCGAGTAA
- a CDS encoding ATPase, translating to MGYDFWKPLAGETDNTNRSQLRVMSDSGNTTRAPVIIFAALILVVFGLLAAMWASVRGGDLLPYILGFAVYFLAFHIYLPYRVHKDATFKGRNATFWAAFAFFVPLVGAALYFVVAVVVGHDATAE from the coding sequence GTGGGATATGACTTCTGGAAGCCGCTCGCGGGCGAAACGGACAACACGAACCGGTCCCAACTCCGGGTGATGTCCGACTCAGGAAACACGACGCGTGCGCCCGTCATCATCTTCGCCGCGCTCATCCTCGTCGTCTTCGGTCTGCTCGCGGCCATGTGGGCGTCGGTCCGCGGCGGCGACCTCCTCCCGTACATCCTCGGCTTCGCGGTCTACTTCCTCGCGTTCCACATCTACCTCCCCTATCGGGTCCACAAGGACGCGACGTTCAAGGGGCGAAACGCGACGTTCTGGGCCGCCTTCGCGTTCTTCGTGCCGCTCGTCGGCGCGGCGCTGTACTTCGTGGTCGCCGTCGTCGTCGGCCACGACGCGACCGCGGAGTAA
- a CDS encoding alpha/beta hydrolase, with amino-acid sequence MPRSSDVLVYRNRTIADREERTLTADVYGPDSPPTGTGDPAETTEPARPLVVFVYGGAWETGSTGQFARWALDAVEEGFVAAEVSYRLGHEAPFPAQIEDVCEGIDWLTDRADEFGIDPDAVAVVGHSAGAHLALLAALSDDEFGRRTDIDAAVGVSGVYDLRADDHERAGESPPLFDGRPSAAELRRCSPITYVDDDTDADADAPPTLLLHGSEDSVVAPDQSARLADALEAAGNEVEYDAVAAADHVFLHSSYHYPAVRKQVFSFLREAL; translated from the coding sequence ATGCCCCGCTCTTCCGACGTTCTCGTTTATCGAAACCGCACTATCGCCGACCGCGAGGAGCGCACGCTGACCGCGGACGTGTACGGCCCCGACTCCCCGCCGACCGGGACGGGCGACCCGGCCGAGACGACCGAACCGGCCCGCCCCCTCGTCGTCTTCGTCTACGGCGGCGCGTGGGAGACCGGTTCGACCGGCCAGTTCGCCCGCTGGGCGCTCGACGCCGTCGAGGAGGGATTCGTCGCGGCCGAGGTGTCGTACCGACTCGGGCACGAAGCGCCGTTTCCCGCGCAAATCGAAGACGTGTGCGAGGGTATCGACTGGCTGACGGACCGCGCGGATGAGTTCGGCATCGACCCGGACGCCGTCGCCGTCGTCGGTCACTCCGCGGGAGCGCACCTCGCGTTGCTGGCGGCGCTTTCGGACGACGAGTTCGGCCGGCGGACCGATATCGACGCCGCGGTCGGGGTCTCCGGAGTCTACGACCTCCGAGCCGACGACCACGAGCGCGCCGGCGAGTCGCCCCCGCTGTTCGATGGCCGGCCGTCAGCAGCCGAGTTGCGTCGGTGTTCGCCGATTACCTACGTGGATGACGACACCGACGCCGACGCCGACGCGCCGCCGACGCTGTTGCTCCACGGGAGCGAGGACTCGGTCGTCGCACCGGACCAGAGCGCCCGGTTGGCGGACGCGCTCGAAGCGGCCGGAAACGAAGTCGAGTACGACGCCGTCGCCGCGGCCGACCACGTCTTCTTGCACTCGTCGTACCACTATCCCGCGGTGCGAAAACAGGTGTTCTCGTTCCTCCGTGAAGCGCTGTGA
- the eif1A gene encoding translation initiation factor eIF-1A, with protein sequence MSDDENESRRDLRMPNDDEVFAVVTNMLGANRIRVRCADGVERTARIPGRMQKRIWIREDDVVLVEPWDWQDEKADVSWRYEKSEADQLRREGHIQ encoded by the coding sequence ATGAGCGACGACGAGAACGAGAGCCGCCGAGACCTTCGAATGCCGAACGACGACGAAGTGTTCGCCGTCGTGACGAACATGCTCGGGGCCAATCGTATTCGCGTCCGCTGTGCCGACGGCGTCGAGCGGACCGCTCGCATTCCCGGACGGATGCAAAAGCGAATCTGGATTCGAGAGGACGACGTGGTGCTCGTCGAACCGTGGGACTGGCAGGACGAGAAGGCCGACGTGTCGTGGCGCTACGAGAAGTCCGAGGCCGACCAGCTCCGCCGCGAAGGCCACATCCAGTAA
- a CDS encoding KH domain-containing protein, with translation MQHVKVPQDRIGVLIGEGGSTLREIESRAEVRLDVDSENGSVAIDSVGDPVLGMVAPDVVRAVGRGFAPEDAMALLDDDMMMFELIEIDRHTRNKNDMRRQKGRLIGENGRTRELMEELTGADVVIYGSTLGIIGQPEEVEVVRRAVEMILDGAPHGAVYSFLERKHNDLTQGFNVRQNN, from the coding sequence ATGCAGCACGTCAAGGTGCCGCAGGACCGTATCGGTGTTCTCATCGGCGAAGGTGGCTCGACGCTCCGAGAGATAGAGAGTCGCGCGGAAGTCCGACTCGACGTTGACTCGGAAAACGGCAGCGTCGCCATCGACAGCGTCGGCGACCCCGTACTCGGCATGGTCGCTCCCGACGTGGTTCGAGCGGTCGGCCGCGGCTTCGCCCCGGAGGACGCGATGGCGCTCCTCGACGACGACATGATGATGTTCGAACTCATCGAGATAGACCGGCACACCCGAAACAAAAACGACATGCGGCGACAGAAGGGTCGCCTCATCGGCGAGAACGGCCGCACCCGCGAACTCATGGAAGAGCTGACCGGTGCGGACGTGGTTATCTACGGCTCGACGCTCGGCATCATCGGCCAGCCCGAAGAGGTCGAAGTCGTCCGCCGGGCCGTCGAGATGATTCTCGACGGCGCGCCCCACGGCGCGGTGTACTCCTTCCTCGAACGGAAGCACAACGACCTGACGCAGGGCTTCAACGTCCGGCAGAACAACTGA
- the thsA gene encoding thermosome subunit alpha produces the protein MIILGEDSQRTSGQDAQSMNITAGKAVAEAVRTTLGPKGMDKMLVDSGGQVVVTNDGVTILKEMDIDHPAANMIVEVSETQEDEVGDGTTTAVIIAGELLDQAEELLESDVHATTIAQGYRQAAEKAKEVLEDNAIEVTEDDRETLTKIAATAMTGKGAESAKDLLSELVVDAVLAVKDDDGIDTNNVSIEKVVGGTIDNSELVEGVIVDKERVDENMPYAVEDANIAILDDALEVRETEIDAEVNVTDPDQLQQFLDQEEKQLKEMVDQLVEVGADAVFVGDGIDDMAQHYLAKEGILAVRRAKSSDLKRLARATGGRVVSSLDDIEADDLGFAGSVGQKDVGGDERIFVEDVEDAKSVTLILRGGTEHVVDELERAIEDSLGVVRTTLEDGKVLPGGGAPETELSLQLREFADSVGGREQLAVEAFAEALDIIPRTLAENAGLDPIDSLVDLRSRHDGGEFAAGLDAYTGEVIDMEEEGVVEPLRVKTQAIESATEAAVMILRIDDVIAAGDLSGGQTGSDDDDGGAPGGMGGGMGGMGGMGGMGGMGGAM, from the coding sequence ATGATCATTCTGGGTGAGGACTCGCAGCGCACATCCGGTCAGGATGCGCAGTCGATGAACATCACGGCCGGGAAGGCCGTCGCAGAGGCCGTACGCACCACGCTCGGCCCGAAGGGGATGGACAAGATGCTCGTCGACTCCGGCGGGCAGGTCGTCGTCACGAACGACGGCGTCACCATCCTCAAGGAGATGGACATCGACCACCCCGCGGCCAACATGATCGTCGAAGTCTCCGAGACCCAGGAGGACGAGGTCGGAGACGGTACGACGACGGCCGTCATCATCGCCGGCGAACTCCTCGACCAGGCCGAGGAGCTCCTCGAATCGGACGTCCACGCGACGACCATCGCGCAGGGCTACCGCCAGGCCGCCGAGAAGGCCAAGGAAGTCCTCGAGGACAACGCCATCGAGGTCACGGAGGACGACCGCGAGACCCTCACGAAGATCGCCGCGACGGCGATGACCGGGAAGGGCGCGGAGTCCGCGAAGGACCTGCTCTCCGAACTCGTCGTCGACGCCGTGCTGGCAGTCAAGGACGACGACGGCATCGACACGAACAACGTCTCCATCGAGAAGGTCGTCGGCGGCACCATCGACAACTCCGAACTCGTCGAGGGCGTCATCGTCGACAAGGAGCGCGTCGACGAGAACATGCCCTACGCCGTCGAGGACGCGAACATCGCCATCCTCGACGACGCGCTGGAAGTCCGCGAGACCGAAATCGACGCGGAAGTCAACGTCACGGACCCCGACCAGCTTCAGCAGTTCCTCGACCAGGAAGAAAAGCAGCTGAAAGAGATGGTCGACCAGCTCGTCGAGGTCGGCGCCGACGCCGTCTTCGTCGGTGACGGCATCGACGACATGGCGCAGCACTACCTCGCGAAGGAGGGCATCCTCGCGGTCCGCCGCGCCAAGTCTTCCGACCTCAAGCGTCTCGCCCGCGCGACGGGCGGCCGCGTCGTCAGCAGCCTCGACGACATCGAGGCCGATGACCTCGGCTTCGCCGGCTCCGTCGGACAGAAGGACGTCGGCGGCGACGAGCGCATCTTCGTCGAGGACGTCGAAGACGCGAAGTCCGTCACGCTCATCCTCCGCGGCGGCACGGAACACGTCGTCGACGAGCTCGAGCGCGCCATCGAGGACTCCCTCGGCGTCGTCCGCACGACGCTCGAAGACGGGAAGGTTCTCCCCGGCGGCGGTGCTCCCGAGACGGAGCTCTCCCTGCAGCTCCGCGAGTTCGCCGACTCCGTCGGCGGCCGCGAGCAGCTCGCCGTCGAGGCGTTCGCCGAGGCGCTGGACATCATCCCGCGCACCCTCGCCGAGAACGCCGGTCTCGACCCCATCGACTCTCTCGTCGACCTGCGCTCGCGCCACGACGGCGGCGAGTTCGCAGCCGGCCTCGACGCCTACACGGGCGAGGTCATCGACATGGAAGAAGAGGGCGTCGTAGAGCCCCTCCGCGTCAAGACCCAGGCTATCGAGTCCGCGACCGAAGCCGCAGTCATGATCCTCCGCATCGACGACGTCATCGCGGCTGGCGACCTCTCCGGTGGCCAGACCGGCAGCGACGACGACGACGGCGGCGCGCCCGGCGGCATGGGCGGCGGCATGGGTGGCATGGGTGGCATGGGCGGTATGGGCGGCATGGGCGGTGCGATGTGA